From Solwaraspora sp. WMMD1047, the proteins below share one genomic window:
- a CDS encoding glycoside hydrolase family 43 protein translates to MNAASRPDAGPIIPGFHPDPTVCRVGDDYYLACSSFEYFPGVPIFHSRDLVGWTQIGNALDRPSQLNLPPTTPSSGGIYAPTLRHHDGRFWLITSNIPHGGTLLFNTEDPAGEWSDPVRLPDVPGIDPDLAWDDDGVCWCTFAGIGQVRIDPRDGSALEKPRRIWSGTPGATYPEAPHLYRIGDLWYLLIAEGGTERGHGISVARGPAPNGPFEPCPANPILTHRGTDDPVQNTGHGDLVQAPDGSWWLVFLGVRPRGGSPGWHVLGRETFLAPVDWVDGWPVVGAPGTLPAGADGPGSLPVKERDDFDEPNLHPRWISIRNRPAAAVSLAEQPGWLTLRARGASLDELTVTFVGRRQQHHSVRVGARVDAAAGRGGLAVRLDEQHHYAVELTGGRVVVRARVGPLSQVLAERAAPAGPVVLGIRTLATGPSPDHPRQEPDVVQLGYEHPRDGFVTLAELDGRYLSTEVGGGFTGRVIGMYATEGTVRVDWYEYERLDP, encoded by the coding sequence GTGAACGCCGCCAGCCGGCCAGACGCCGGCCCGATCATCCCAGGATTCCACCCCGATCCCACCGTCTGCCGGGTCGGGGACGACTACTACCTGGCCTGTTCCAGCTTCGAGTACTTCCCTGGCGTACCGATCTTCCACAGCCGCGACCTGGTCGGCTGGACCCAGATCGGCAACGCCCTGGACCGGCCCAGCCAACTCAACCTGCCGCCGACCACCCCGTCCTCCGGCGGCATCTACGCACCGACCCTGCGCCACCACGACGGCCGGTTCTGGCTGATCACCTCGAACATCCCGCACGGCGGGACGCTGCTGTTCAACACCGAGGACCCGGCCGGCGAATGGTCCGATCCGGTACGGCTGCCCGACGTGCCCGGCATCGACCCCGACCTGGCCTGGGACGACGACGGGGTCTGCTGGTGCACGTTCGCGGGCATCGGCCAGGTCCGGATCGACCCGCGGGACGGATCGGCGCTGGAGAAGCCGCGCCGGATCTGGTCGGGCACCCCGGGCGCCACCTACCCGGAGGCTCCGCACCTCTACCGGATCGGCGACCTGTGGTACCTGCTCATCGCCGAGGGCGGCACCGAGCGCGGCCACGGCATCTCGGTGGCCCGGGGGCCGGCACCAAACGGCCCGTTCGAGCCGTGTCCGGCCAACCCGATCCTCACCCACCGCGGTACCGACGACCCGGTGCAGAACACCGGGCACGGCGACCTGGTCCAGGCACCGGACGGTTCGTGGTGGCTGGTCTTCCTCGGGGTACGGCCACGCGGCGGCAGCCCGGGCTGGCACGTCCTCGGCCGGGAGACCTTCCTCGCCCCGGTGGACTGGGTGGATGGCTGGCCGGTGGTCGGTGCGCCGGGCACCCTGCCGGCCGGCGCCGACGGCCCCGGGTCGCTGCCGGTGAAGGAGCGGGACGACTTCGACGAACCGAACCTGCATCCGCGCTGGATCTCGATCCGCAACCGGCCCGCGGCGGCGGTCAGCCTGGCCGAACAACCGGGCTGGCTCACCCTGCGGGCCCGGGGCGCGTCACTCGACGAGCTGACCGTCACCTTCGTCGGGCGGCGCCAGCAGCACCACAGCGTGCGCGTCGGGGCGCGGGTGGACGCCGCGGCCGGTCGGGGCGGCCTGGCGGTACGCCTCGACGAACAGCACCACTACGCCGTCGAACTGACCGGCGGGCGGGTCGTCGTCCGGGCCCGGGTCGGCCCGCTCAGCCAGGTGCTCGCCGAGCGGGCCGCGCCGGCCGGGCCGGTGGTGCTCGGCATCCGGACGCTCGCCACCGGACCGAGTCCGGACCATCCGCGCCAGGAGCCGGACGTCGTGCAGCTGGGCTACGAACATCCCCGGGACGGCTTCGTCACCCTCGCCGAGTTGGACGGCCGCTACCTCTCCACCGAGGTGGGCGGCGGCTTCACCGGCCGGGTGATCGGCATGTACGCGACCGAGGGAACGGTCCGGGTGGACTGGTACGAGTACGAACGCCTCGACCCGTAG
- a CDS encoding cupin domain-containing protein has product MDDTVAATDGPPAARPALARCVAIEPAKFAAANWGRAPLLSRAADLAGPTGFSDLFSPAAADELLSRRGLRTPFLRVARDGQVLPAARYTGGGGAGAEITDQVLDERVLELYADGATLVLQALHRTWPPIVDFTRELSGTLGQPLQVNAYLTPAGNQGFGTHYDTHDVFVLQVDGEKHWRVHEPVLPDPLERQPWGGRADEVTAVADGPPALDVVLSPGDALYLPRGWLHSAQAQDGSSLHLTVGVRAVTRYTLVEELLALAAEDRRLRAPLPFGIDVADARQVEPELTETVAALRDWLARADPATVAGRLRQRAWPAARPAPLRPLAQAAAIAALTPQSRLVPRGGLRWQLVPEPGGGPDAAPRVTLRLFDRTISLPGQCALAVRAFLSGGVTRVGDLPGLDTDDDRLVLARRLLREAVAVPA; this is encoded by the coding sequence ATGGACGACACCGTGGCCGCGACCGACGGACCGCCGGCGGCCCGGCCGGCGTTGGCCCGGTGCGTCGCGATCGAACCGGCGAAGTTCGCCGCCGCCAACTGGGGCCGGGCGCCCCTGCTGTCCCGCGCCGCCGACCTCGCCGGCCCGACCGGATTCAGCGACCTGTTCTCCCCGGCCGCGGCCGACGAACTGCTCAGCCGGCGTGGCCTGCGTACCCCGTTCCTGCGGGTCGCCCGCGACGGCCAGGTGCTGCCGGCGGCGCGCTACACCGGCGGCGGCGGCGCCGGCGCCGAGATCACCGACCAGGTCCTCGACGAGCGGGTCCTGGAGCTGTACGCCGACGGCGCCACCCTGGTCCTGCAGGCGCTGCACCGCACCTGGCCGCCGATCGTCGACTTCACCCGGGAACTCTCCGGCACCCTGGGCCAGCCGCTGCAGGTGAACGCCTACCTCACCCCGGCCGGCAACCAGGGGTTCGGGACCCACTACGACACCCACGACGTCTTCGTCCTGCAGGTCGACGGGGAGAAACACTGGCGGGTCCACGAGCCGGTGCTGCCCGACCCGCTGGAACGGCAGCCGTGGGGCGGGCGGGCCGACGAGGTGACGGCGGTGGCCGACGGGCCGCCCGCGCTCGACGTGGTGCTGTCCCCCGGTGACGCGCTCTACCTCCCCCGGGGCTGGCTGCACAGCGCGCAGGCGCAGGACGGCAGTTCGCTGCACCTGACCGTCGGAGTCCGGGCGGTGACCCGCTACACCCTGGTGGAGGAGCTGCTCGCACTGGCCGCGGAGGACCGGCGCCTGCGGGCGCCGCTGCCGTTCGGCATCGACGTCGCCGACGCCCGCCAGGTCGAACCGGAGCTCACCGAGACCGTGGCGGCGCTGCGCGACTGGCTGGCCCGGGCCGACCCGGCCACCGTCGCCGGCCGGCTCCGGCAGCGGGCCTGGCCGGCCGCCCGGCCGGCGCCGCTGCGTCCGCTCGCCCAGGCCGCCGCGATCGCCGCGCTGACCCCGCAGAGCCGACTCGTGCCCCGCGGCGGGCTGCGCTGGCAACTGGTGCCGGAACCCGGCGGGGGACCGGACGCGGCGCCCCGGGTCACCCTGCGGCTCTTCGACCGGACCATCAGCCTGCCGGGGCAGTGCGCGCTCGCGGTCCGCGCCTTCCTCTCCGGCGGGGTGACCCGGGTCGGCGACCTGCCGGGCCTGGACACCGACGACGACCGGCTGGTGCTGGCCCGCCGGCTGCTCCGCGAGGCCGTCGCCGTCCCGGCCTGA
- a CDS encoding FtsK/SpoIIIE domain-containing protein has protein sequence MADVRTQLVTRVRGMLSHALGAARQRQAVARSELDAARERLARTSRLAARVPDRVDAERRKRIDEINSRSAAQLTELAARAAEAARRQAPGAAGTTWDSWRPTPAVRAEPPGELRIGMVELSGAEPPPALVPLLDLGHVHVSGADRAGCDAVVSTLLLRALGRAAPGALRLTGYDPEHLGGGLAGFAPLATAGLLTFVGPGGLGRLLDDLVDQIRRINETVLAGEYGSLRELAAATGRRPEPWRVAVLLGGDELSRHERGQLDRVVRTGAACGVHLVVRGIALPDEPAVHRIVVDPRLTRLSGCPGLAVRPDPAPPAALVTETCREVAAHVNAGPAPAPFTDLLPPPDRMWQDDSATGLTAPIGDGPQGRPVLLTLGDYPPHALIGGPSGTGKTNLIFAWIGSLAARYSPAELEFYLLDFKEGVSFARLAQGRRDPSWLPHMRLVGINVNTDREFGLALLRFLAEELRRRADAAKRHEVTKLAELRAVDPTGRWPRIVAVVDEFQMLLAGRDAVAREAAELLEDLARRGRSQGIHLVLASQDVRGIEALWGRPALVAQFTLRIALPKALRILAERNDAAQVLPRHHAVVNAESGLAEGNQVARIPSASDWETWSELQHRLWRMRPSDAAPARLFDGDAVPRLDDAPDFAALRPPAAADGTRPGGRPDGTGRGPVALLGEIIDVQARSAVLRLPRAPGRNLAVLGTRVEEACAVLDAAARSLARQHRPGTARFSIACLDPDADPAARALYDRLGPDAAWYDEETMPELMAETAAGLGYGATPGEPHYLLLYAVDAAAGRLASRVGGRTGLEHLRRILHDGPERRSHVLAWWRGVARMRADLGGPASRTDQIGAWVALDVQGGELGSNLYPGSGGPDWYPRPWRGLFFDRAVHRTGQVIIPYGPPR, from the coding sequence ATGGCTGACGTGCGGACCCAGCTCGTCACCAGGGTCCGCGGCATGCTGTCGCACGCGCTCGGTGCCGCGCGGCAACGGCAGGCCGTGGCCCGGTCCGAACTCGACGCCGCCCGGGAACGGCTGGCCCGGACCAGCCGACTCGCCGCCCGGGTGCCGGACCGGGTCGACGCCGAGCGGCGCAAACGGATCGACGAGATCAACTCGCGGTCCGCCGCGCAGCTCACCGAACTGGCCGCCCGCGCCGCCGAGGCCGCCCGACGGCAGGCACCCGGCGCCGCCGGCACCACCTGGGACAGCTGGCGCCCGACCCCGGCGGTCCGCGCGGAGCCCCCCGGTGAGCTGCGGATCGGGATGGTCGAACTCAGCGGCGCCGAGCCGCCACCCGCCCTGGTGCCGCTGCTGGACCTCGGCCACGTGCACGTCTCCGGCGCCGACCGGGCCGGCTGCGACGCCGTGGTCTCCACGCTGCTGCTGCGCGCCCTCGGCCGGGCCGCACCGGGCGCGCTGCGGTTGACCGGGTACGACCCCGAGCACCTCGGCGGCGGACTGGCCGGTTTCGCACCGCTGGCCACCGCGGGGTTGCTCACCTTCGTGGGGCCGGGCGGGCTGGGCCGGCTCCTCGACGACCTGGTCGACCAGATCCGGCGGATCAACGAGACCGTGCTGGCCGGTGAGTACGGCTCGCTGCGCGAGCTGGCCGCCGCCACCGGCCGCCGGCCCGAACCGTGGCGGGTGGCGGTGCTGCTCGGCGGCGACGAACTGTCCCGGCACGAACGCGGACAGCTCGACCGGGTGGTCCGCACCGGCGCCGCCTGCGGAGTGCACCTGGTGGTGCGCGGCATCGCGCTGCCCGACGAACCGGCGGTGCACCGGATCGTGGTCGACCCACGGCTGACCCGCCTCAGCGGCTGTCCCGGGCTGGCGGTCCGGCCCGACCCGGCACCGCCGGCCGCGCTGGTCACCGAGACCTGCCGGGAGGTGGCCGCGCACGTCAACGCCGGGCCGGCCCCGGCGCCCTTCACCGACCTGCTGCCGCCCCCGGACCGGATGTGGCAGGACGACTCGGCGACCGGTCTGACCGCGCCGATCGGCGACGGACCGCAGGGCCGGCCGGTGCTGTTGACCCTCGGCGACTACCCACCGCACGCCCTGATCGGCGGGCCGTCCGGCACCGGCAAGACCAACCTGATCTTCGCCTGGATCGGTTCGCTGGCCGCCCGCTACTCCCCCGCCGAGCTGGAGTTCTATCTGCTGGACTTCAAGGAGGGCGTCTCGTTCGCCCGGCTGGCCCAGGGCCGGCGGGACCCGAGCTGGCTGCCGCACATGCGGCTGGTCGGGATCAACGTCAACACCGACCGGGAGTTCGGCCTGGCCCTGCTGCGGTTTCTCGCCGAGGAGCTGCGCCGCCGGGCGGACGCCGCCAAGCGGCACGAGGTGACAAAGCTCGCCGAACTGCGCGCGGTGGACCCGACCGGCCGCTGGCCCCGGATCGTGGCGGTGGTGGACGAGTTCCAGATGCTGCTGGCCGGCCGCGACGCGGTGGCCCGGGAGGCGGCCGAGCTGTTGGAGGACCTGGCCCGGCGGGGTCGGTCCCAGGGCATCCACCTGGTGCTGGCCTCCCAGGACGTGCGCGGCATCGAGGCCCTCTGGGGGCGGCCGGCGCTGGTCGCCCAGTTCACCCTCCGGATCGCGCTGCCGAAGGCCCTGCGCATCCTGGCCGAACGCAACGACGCGGCCCAGGTGCTCCCCCGCCACCACGCCGTGGTCAACGCCGAGTCGGGCCTGGCCGAGGGCAACCAGGTGGCGCGGATCCCGTCGGCCAGCGACTGGGAGACCTGGAGCGAGTTGCAGCACCGGCTCTGGCGGATGCGCCCGTCCGACGCCGCTCCGGCGCGGCTCTTCGACGGTGACGCCGTGCCCCGGCTCGACGACGCGCCCGACTTCGCGGCGCTGAGGCCGCCCGCCGCCGCGGACGGGACCAGGCCGGGTGGGCGGCCCGACGGCACCGGACGGGGGCCGGTGGCGCTGCTCGGCGAGATCATCGACGTCCAGGCCCGGTCGGCGGTGCTGCGGCTGCCCCGGGCGCCGGGCCGCAACCTGGCCGTGCTGGGCACCCGGGTGGAGGAGGCGTGCGCCGTGCTGGACGCGGCCGCCCGCTCACTGGCTCGCCAGCATCGGCCCGGGACCGCGCGCTTCTCCATCGCCTGTCTGGACCCGGACGCCGACCCGGCCGCCCGGGCGCTGTACGACCGGCTCGGTCCCGACGCCGCCTGGTACGACGAGGAGACGATGCCCGAGCTGATGGCCGAGACCGCCGCCGGGCTGGGCTACGGAGCCACCCCCGGCGAACCGCACTATCTCCTGCTGTACGCCGTCGACGCGGCGGCCGGGCGGCTCGCGTCCCGGGTCGGCGGCCGGACCGGTCTGGAGCACCTGCGCCGGATCCTGCACGACGGACCGGAGCGGCGCAGCCACGTGCTGGCCTGGTGGCGGGGGGTGGCGCGGATGCGGGCGGACCTGGGTGGACCGGCGTCCCGCACGGATCAGATCGGGGCCTGGGTGGCGTTGGACGTGCAGGGCGGTGAGCTGGGCTCGAACCTCTACCCGGGCTCCGGCGGGCCGGACTGGTACCCGCGTCCGTGGCGCGGGCTCTTCTTCGACCGGGCCGTGCACCGCACCGGACAGGTGATCATCCCGTACGGTCCGCCCCGATGA
- a CDS encoding LacI family DNA-binding transcriptional regulator has protein sequence MTVDEGRRITITAIAQEAGVSVPTVSRVLNGRNDVAPQTRERVEELLRRHGYRRRASRPRAGASLIDLVFNDLDSPWAVEIIRGVEDVAHAAGVGTVVSAIHRRSTSTRQWLQNLRGRATDGVILVASDLAPPVHAELRRLNVPMVLVDPAGVPSLDIPTIGATNWAGGIRATEHLLSLGHRRIGFIAGPPRLLCSRARLDGYRAALEAAGLPMREELIAPGDFYHESGFSGAATLLDLPEPPTAIFASSDQMAFGAYEAVRRRGLRVPDDVSVVGFDDLPEARWASPPLTTVRQPLAEMGLLAARTVLRLAQGEPLDTPRVELSTDLVVRDSTASLPAS, from the coding sequence GTGACGGTCGACGAAGGACGCAGAATCACGATCACCGCGATCGCCCAGGAGGCCGGGGTGTCGGTGCCTACCGTCTCCCGGGTGCTCAACGGTCGCAACGACGTGGCCCCACAGACCCGGGAGCGGGTCGAGGAACTGCTGCGCCGGCACGGATACCGGCGCCGGGCGAGCCGCCCCCGGGCCGGCGCCAGTCTGATCGACCTGGTCTTCAACGACCTGGACAGTCCGTGGGCCGTCGAGATCATCCGGGGCGTCGAGGACGTCGCCCACGCGGCGGGCGTCGGCACCGTCGTCTCGGCCATCCACCGCCGCTCCACCTCGACCCGGCAGTGGCTGCAGAACCTGCGCGGCCGGGCCACCGACGGGGTGATCCTGGTGGCCAGCGATCTCGCCCCGCCGGTGCACGCCGAGCTGCGCCGGCTCAACGTGCCGATGGTGCTGGTCGACCCGGCCGGCGTGCCGAGCCTGGACATCCCCACCATCGGCGCCACCAACTGGGCCGGCGGGATCCGGGCCACCGAGCACCTGCTCTCGCTCGGCCACCGCCGCATCGGCTTCATCGCCGGTCCGCCCCGGCTGCTCTGCAGCCGGGCCCGACTCGACGGCTACCGGGCCGCGCTGGAGGCCGCCGGGCTGCCGATGCGCGAGGAGCTGATCGCGCCCGGCGACTTCTACCACGAGTCCGGCTTCTCCGGCGCCGCGACCCTGCTGGACCTGCCGGAGCCGCCGACGGCGATCTTCGCCTCCAGCGACCAGATGGCCTTCGGGGCGTACGAGGCGGTCCGCCGGCGGGGGCTGCGGGTGCCCGACGACGTCAGCGTGGTCGGCTTCGACGACCTGCCCGAGGCGCGCTGGGCGTCCCCGCCGCTGACCACGGTCCGTCAGCCGCTCGCCGAGATGGGACTGCTCGCGGCGCGTACCGTCCTGCGGCTGGCGCAGGGCGAACCGCTGGACACCCCGCGGGTCGAGCTCTCCACCGACCTGGTGGTCCGGGACAGCACAGCCTCGCTGCCGGCGAGCTGA
- a CDS encoding ATP-dependent Clp protease ATP-binding subunit, with protein MTQGPGDYGTDPWDEFLARYFGRGQGRRPGQRVDITRLMTADAREMLADAARRAAQANSNDLDTDHLLWAALQREPLKDLIRRAGADPDALLGALGGARRVDEPAPQGQVPANMSLTPAAKRALLDAHQLSRAMGASYIGPEHILMALPLNPESPAGRMLAAGRIQPQALQAASVERNGSGGVKPDRGTPTLDQYGQDLTDLARADEIDPVIGRADEIEQAVEILSRRTKNNPVLIGEAGVGKTAIVEGLAERIADGDVPETLLGKRVVQLDLAGLVAGTRYRGDFEERLKKVLDEIRSHGDDLIVFLDELHTLVGAGGSGSEGGMDASNMLKPALARGELRVVGATTLNEFRRHIEKDAALARRFQPVLVPEPTVDDTVAILRGLRDRYEAHHQVRFTDEALVAAAELSDRYVTDRFLPDKAIDLLDQAGARVRLRTRTPAGDVRELERELEEVQREKEQAVADEQYERASSLRDRLQAIGRRIEEARGGDGPHEVPRVRPQEIAEVVSRATGIPVSQLTEEERDRLLRLESHLHERVVGQDDAVTAVAEAVRRSRTGLADPNRPMGSFLFLGPTGVGKTELARALAEALFGDSDRMVRLDMSEFQERHTVSRLVGAPPGYVGYEEAGQLTEAVRRRPYAVVLLDEIEKAHTDVFNILLQVLDEGRLTDSQGRTVNFRNSVLIMTSNLGSELITGSQRSVGFGGEGNEADQENSELRDRLMRRLQEHFRPEFLNRIDEVIIFRRLEAEQLRQITGLLLEETRRRMHAQNIGIEMTGAAVDWLAENGYQPQFGARPLRRTIQREVDNRLSRMLLDGSLSPGQRVVVDVREAALTFEVVPGDRPAARRPATAAAGE; from the coding sequence ATGACGCAGGGACCCGGCGACTACGGCACCGACCCGTGGGACGAGTTCCTGGCCCGCTATTTCGGGCGGGGGCAGGGGCGGCGACCGGGTCAGCGGGTCGACATCACCCGGCTGATGACCGCCGATGCCCGGGAGATGCTCGCCGACGCGGCCCGCCGGGCCGCGCAGGCCAACAGCAACGACCTCGACACCGACCACCTGCTCTGGGCGGCGCTGCAGCGGGAGCCGTTGAAGGACCTGATCCGGCGCGCCGGCGCCGACCCGGACGCGCTGCTCGGTGCCCTCGGCGGCGCCCGCCGCGTCGACGAACCGGCGCCCCAGGGCCAGGTACCGGCGAACATGTCGCTCACCCCGGCCGCGAAGCGGGCGCTGCTCGACGCGCACCAGCTCTCCCGGGCGATGGGCGCCTCCTACATCGGCCCCGAGCACATTCTGATGGCGCTGCCGCTGAACCCCGAATCGCCCGCCGGCCGGATGCTCGCCGCCGGCCGGATCCAGCCGCAGGCCCTGCAGGCGGCGAGCGTGGAACGCAACGGCTCGGGCGGGGTCAAACCCGATCGGGGAACGCCCACCCTCGACCAGTACGGGCAGGACCTGACCGACCTGGCCCGGGCCGACGAGATCGACCCGGTCATCGGCCGGGCCGACGAGATCGAGCAGGCGGTGGAGATCCTGTCCCGCCGGACCAAGAACAACCCGGTGCTGATCGGCGAGGCCGGGGTGGGCAAGACCGCCATCGTGGAGGGCCTGGCCGAGCGGATCGCCGACGGCGACGTGCCGGAGACCCTGCTCGGCAAGCGGGTGGTCCAGCTGGACCTGGCCGGCCTGGTCGCCGGGACCCGGTACCGGGGCGACTTCGAGGAGCGGCTCAAGAAGGTGCTCGACGAGATCAGGTCGCACGGCGACGACCTGATCGTCTTCCTCGACGAGCTGCACACCCTGGTCGGGGCGGGCGGGTCGGGCAGCGAGGGCGGGATGGACGCCAGCAACATGCTCAAGCCGGCGCTGGCCCGCGGCGAGCTGCGGGTGGTGGGGGCCACCACCCTCAACGAGTTCCGCCGGCACATCGAGAAGGACGCCGCGCTGGCCCGCCGGTTCCAGCCGGTGCTGGTGCCCGAGCCGACGGTCGACGACACGGTCGCCATCCTGCGCGGCCTGCGGGACCGCTACGAGGCCCACCACCAGGTGCGCTTCACCGACGAGGCGCTGGTCGCCGCCGCCGAACTCTCCGACCGGTACGTCACCGACCGGTTCCTGCCGGACAAGGCGATCGACCTGCTCGACCAGGCCGGCGCCCGGGTCCGGCTGCGCACCCGGACCCCGGCCGGGGACGTCCGCGAGCTGGAGCGCGAACTGGAGGAGGTGCAGCGGGAGAAGGAGCAGGCGGTCGCCGACGAGCAGTACGAACGCGCGTCGAGCCTGCGCGACCGGCTGCAGGCCATCGGGCGCCGGATCGAGGAGGCGCGCGGTGGCGACGGCCCGCACGAGGTGCCCCGGGTACGACCGCAGGAGATCGCCGAGGTGGTGTCCCGCGCCACCGGCATCCCGGTCAGCCAGCTCACCGAGGAGGAGCGCGACCGCCTGCTGCGGCTGGAGAGCCACCTGCACGAGCGGGTGGTCGGCCAGGACGACGCCGTCACCGCGGTGGCCGAGGCGGTCCGGCGGTCCCGCACCGGCCTGGCCGACCCGAACCGGCCGATGGGCAGCTTCCTGTTCCTCGGCCCGACCGGGGTCGGCAAGACGGAGCTGGCCCGGGCGCTGGCCGAGGCGCTGTTCGGCGACTCGGACCGGATGGTGCGGCTGGACATGTCGGAGTTTCAGGAACGGCACACGGTCAGCCGGCTGGTCGGCGCCCCGCCGGGCTACGTCGGCTACGAGGAGGCCGGTCAGCTCACCGAGGCGGTGCGCCGTCGGCCGTACGCGGTGGTGCTGCTCGACGAGATCGAGAAGGCGCACACCGACGTGTTCAACATCCTGCTGCAGGTGCTCGACGAGGGGCGGTTGACCGACAGCCAGGGCCGGACGGTGAACTTCCGGAACAGCGTTCTGATCATGACGAGCAACCTCGGCTCCGAGCTGATCACCGGCAGCCAGCGCAGCGTGGGGTTCGGCGGCGAGGGCAACGAGGCGGACCAGGAGAACAGCGAGCTGCGGGACCGGCTGATGCGCCGGCTGCAGGAGCACTTCCGCCCCGAGTTCCTGAACCGCATCGACGAGGTGATCATCTTCCGCCGGCTGGAGGCCGAGCAGCTCCGGCAGATCACCGGCCTGCTGCTGGAGGAGACCCGTCGGCGCATGCACGCCCAGAACATCGGCATCGAGATGACCGGGGCCGCGGTGGACTGGCTGGCCGAGAACGGCTACCAGCCGCAGTTCGGGGCCCGGCCGCTGCGCCGCACCATCCAGCGCGAGGTCGACAACCGGCTCTCCCGGATGCTGCTGGACGGCTCCCTCTCGCCCGGGCAGCGGGTCGTCGTCGACGTCCGGGAGGCAGCGCTGACGTTCGAGGTTGTCCCGGGCGACCGGCCGGCGGCCCGGCGGCCGGCGACCGCGGCGGCGGGTGAGTGA
- a CDS encoding C39 family peptidase encodes MGVVGVVHPRMEGVGLMTVFQTEKRFGVVARRAVLGVAGLAFAGGIVAAPVAAQAAPERPPVVASAQQRDAGVKEVRYEYRKQENYYYCGPAATRIALTAAGAAPSQDEVAKLLGTTEAGTNSAEDVTRVLNGGGAGRDDDRDRGDDRDRGRDRGDRDRDRGRDERRGDRDRDGRGVYKTVTVEGPSASDAATERLSADVVAAVDAGRAVVANIKGTATDVDGGVHAYEGGHYLTIVGYRDGGGVVKIADPYDPVGEYWVTADEMADWMADRGYSA; translated from the coding sequence GTGGGCGTGGTGGGTGTCGTCCATCCCCGGATGGAAGGTGTGGGTCTGATGACTGTTTTCCAGACTGAGAAGCGTTTTGGTGTGGTGGCTCGGCGGGCGGTGTTGGGTGTCGCGGGTCTGGCGTTCGCTGGTGGGATCGTGGCGGCGCCGGTGGCGGCGCAGGCGGCGCCGGAGCGGCCGCCGGTGGTGGCGTCGGCGCAGCAGCGTGACGCTGGGGTGAAGGAAGTGCGGTATGAGTACCGTAAGCAGGAGAACTATTACTACTGTGGGCCGGCGGCGACGCGGATCGCGTTGACGGCGGCTGGTGCGGCGCCGTCGCAGGATGAGGTGGCGAAGCTGTTGGGTACGACCGAGGCGGGGACGAATTCCGCTGAGGATGTGACCCGGGTGCTCAATGGTGGCGGTGCGGGCCGGGATGACGACCGGGACCGTGGCGACGACCGGGATCGTGGTCGGGATCGTGGCGACCGGGATCGGGATCGTGGGCGTGATGAGCGGCGCGGCGACCGGGACCGGGATGGTCGTGGGGTGTACAAGACGGTGACGGTTGAGGGTCCGTCGGCCAGTGACGCGGCGACCGAGCGGTTGTCGGCTGATGTGGTGGCCGCGGTGGATGCCGGTCGTGCGGTGGTGGCGAACATCAAGGGTACGGCGACCGATGTCGATGGTGGTGTGCATGCGTACGAGGGTGGGCACTACCTGACGATCGTGGGGTACCGCGATGGCGGCGGTGTCGTGAAGATCGCCGACCCGTACGACCCGGTGGGTGAGTACTGGGTCACCGCCGACGAGATGGCGGACTGGATGGCCGACCGCGGCTACTCCGCCTGA